In Streptomyces sp. DG2A-72, one genomic interval encodes:
- a CDS encoding zinc-binding dehydrogenase: MLAAIAISQSATEPLSGLVLRDILEPEPRPGWSTVRVVSSSLNMHDLWTLRGVGHPPERLPIVLGCDAAGYDEHGNEVLVHPVIADPDAGLGDETLDPGRALLSEQHHGAFAEYLSVPTRNLIPKPSWLSFDEAACLPVAWGTAYRMLFTQAGIRAGNRVLVQGAGGGVASAAIKLAVAAGAVVYATSRSEDKRRQAESWGARKAVPTGERLPERVDVVVETVGEATWSHSMKALRPGGTIVIAGATSGTNPPADLGRIFYLQQRVLGSTGCTRSELVSLLKLMDATGLRPVIDRTLPLDEIHKGFQLMIDGRLTGKLVIHPPSQGDPS, encoded by the coding sequence ATGCTTGCTGCCATCGCCATCTCCCAGAGCGCGACCGAGCCGCTGTCGGGGCTCGTCCTCAGGGACATCCTCGAACCCGAGCCGCGCCCGGGCTGGTCGACCGTCCGTGTGGTCTCGTCGTCGCTCAACATGCACGACCTGTGGACCCTGCGCGGTGTCGGTCATCCGCCCGAGCGGCTGCCCATCGTCCTTGGCTGCGACGCGGCCGGCTACGACGAGCACGGCAACGAGGTGCTCGTCCACCCGGTCATCGCCGACCCGGACGCCGGTCTCGGCGACGAGACGCTGGACCCGGGGCGTGCGCTGCTGTCGGAGCAGCACCACGGGGCGTTCGCCGAGTACCTGTCCGTGCCCACGCGCAACCTGATCCCCAAGCCGTCCTGGCTCAGCTTCGACGAGGCCGCCTGTCTGCCCGTCGCCTGGGGCACGGCGTACCGCATGCTCTTCACCCAGGCGGGAATCCGCGCGGGCAACCGGGTCCTGGTCCAGGGCGCGGGAGGCGGCGTCGCCTCGGCCGCGATCAAGCTGGCCGTGGCCGCGGGCGCCGTCGTGTACGCCACCAGCCGCAGCGAGGACAAGCGGCGGCAGGCCGAGTCGTGGGGAGCGCGCAAGGCCGTACCGACCGGCGAGCGGCTGCCCGAGCGCGTGGACGTGGTGGTGGAGACGGTCGGCGAGGCCACCTGGTCGCACTCCATGAAGGCACTGCGTCCGGGCGGCACGATCGTCATTGCCGGAGCCACCAGCGGCACCAACCCGCCCGCCGACCTCGGCCGGATCTTCTACCTCCAGCAGCGCGTCCTCGGCTCGACCGGCTGCACCCGCTCCGAACTGGTCTCGCTGCTGAAGCTCATGGACGCCACCGGCCTGCGCCCGGTGATCGACCGCACGCTGCCGCTGGACGAGATCCACAAGGGCTTCCAGCTCATGATCGACGGGCGGCTCACCGGCAAGCTCGTCATCCACCCACCGTCTCAGGGAGATCCGTCGTGA
- a CDS encoding aromatic ring-hydroxylating dioxygenase subunit alpha: MTSTIEPQGPAAPAATPAPRGALRRPADLARNIDVSGLVDTEGGLLDRVIFTDEELYRQELRRVFAPSWLFLAHTDQFHKPGDFFTTYMGEDPVIVTLDRDRRIRAYLNSCRHRGARVCRADFGTTRNFTCTYHGWSYNLDGSLVSVPNKDGYPESFETGQWGLVEVPHVQTYHGLVFGTWDPHPVPLRESLGDMAWYMDAMLDHDDQGTVVVGGVHKWVLEGNWKLAAEQFATDWYHVNMSHASALMVLSPSGRKPKDEVVHRTGRQYVDPNGHGAGFPVHPKNRFDAQTVHEWTDYDALRERLGEARVEGPLTNGHATVFPNFSYLPVNGSIRIWHPKGPDRMEVWAWTIVDKSMPEEVREAQRLYNLRTFGPSGIFEQDDGENWSEVQAISHGFITGGVALNYQMGMGSEREDGRYPGRTSELYSDAAGRAFYARWRELMNTPAWHEARHEEKHP; this comes from the coding sequence ATGACCTCGACGATCGAACCCCAGGGCCCGGCCGCGCCAGCGGCCACCCCGGCCCCGCGCGGGGCGCTGCGGCGCCCGGCGGACCTGGCGCGGAACATCGACGTCTCCGGGCTCGTGGACACCGAGGGCGGACTGCTGGACCGGGTGATCTTCACCGACGAGGAGCTGTACCGCCAGGAGCTGCGTCGCGTCTTCGCGCCGAGCTGGCTGTTCCTCGCGCACACCGACCAGTTCCACAAGCCCGGCGACTTCTTCACGACGTACATGGGCGAGGACCCGGTCATCGTGACGCTGGACCGTGACCGGCGTATCCGCGCCTACCTCAACTCCTGCCGGCACCGGGGTGCCCGCGTCTGCCGCGCCGACTTCGGCACCACCCGCAACTTCACCTGCACCTACCACGGCTGGTCGTACAACCTGGACGGCTCGCTGGTCAGCGTGCCCAACAAGGACGGCTACCCGGAGTCCTTCGAGACGGGACAGTGGGGTCTCGTCGAGGTGCCGCACGTGCAGACATACCACGGGCTGGTCTTCGGCACCTGGGATCCGCACCCCGTCCCGTTGCGGGAGTCGCTCGGCGACATGGCCTGGTACATGGACGCGATGCTCGACCACGACGACCAGGGGACGGTCGTCGTCGGCGGAGTCCACAAGTGGGTCCTGGAAGGCAACTGGAAGCTGGCCGCCGAGCAGTTCGCCACCGACTGGTACCACGTCAACATGAGCCACGCCTCGGCGCTCATGGTCCTCTCGCCGTCCGGCAGGAAGCCCAAGGACGAGGTCGTGCACCGCACCGGCCGCCAGTACGTGGACCCGAACGGGCACGGCGCCGGCTTCCCGGTCCATCCCAAGAACCGCTTCGACGCCCAGACCGTGCACGAGTGGACGGACTACGACGCGCTGCGGGAGCGGCTCGGCGAGGCCCGCGTCGAGGGACCGCTGACCAACGGACACGCCACCGTCTTCCCCAACTTCTCCTACCTGCCGGTCAACGGATCCATCCGGATCTGGCACCCCAAGGGCCCCGACCGCATGGAGGTGTGGGCCTGGACCATCGTCGACAAGTCCATGCCCGAAGAGGTCCGTGAGGCCCAACGCCTGTACAACCTGCGGACGTTCGGGCCCAGCGGCATCTTCGAGCAGGACGACGGCGAGAACTGGAGCGAGGTGCAGGCCATCTCGCACGGCTTCATCACAGGCGGCGTCGCTCTCAACTACCAGATGGGCATGGGCAGCGAACGCGAGGACGGCCGCTACCCCGGCAGGACCAGCGAGCTCTACAGCGACGCCGCCGGCCGGGCCTTCTACGCACGCTGGCGCGAACTGATGAACACCCCCGCCTGGCACGAGGCTCGGCACGAGGAGAAGCACCCATGA
- a CDS encoding NAD(P)/FAD-dependent oxidoreductase, producing the protein MTERVVIVGGGIAGVSTAASLRAQGFGGEVILVDAGEFPYDRPPLSKDFLTGSKDIKQIALQPAQWYDDQHVRLINRTTVTALRPRDGAVELTGGQLLPADRVVLATGGGAARPPIPGLADPRVHVLRTADDADRLRLSLTPGARVLVVGAGLIGAEVASTAVRLGCEVVLVDPVGVPLAAALGLELAAWLHALHDRHRVTTVRATVESFTNRPEGIEAVVDGVAGVHDAVVLGVGMVPSTELAEAAGLEVDRGILVDERQVTSNPAVLAVGDPARLRGVPRTEHWEAAQQDGARAAATILGTPAPVPTAPWFWTDRHGRHIEAVGHMEAAAHTVIRGSFDDPTFSVFGLQDGLVVAAASVDDPSAVRAARRLIDRRIPVVADRLADPAVNLRGLLRG; encoded by the coding sequence GTGACCGAGCGTGTGGTGATCGTGGGCGGCGGCATCGCCGGAGTCAGCACGGCTGCCTCGCTGCGTGCCCAGGGCTTCGGCGGCGAAGTCATCCTCGTCGACGCCGGGGAGTTCCCGTACGACAGGCCGCCCCTGTCGAAGGACTTCCTGACCGGCAGCAAGGACATCAAGCAGATCGCTCTCCAGCCGGCCCAGTGGTACGACGACCAACACGTACGCCTGATCAACCGGACCACAGTGACCGCACTGAGGCCCCGGGACGGCGCCGTCGAGCTCACGGGCGGACAACTCCTCCCCGCCGACCGTGTCGTGCTCGCGACGGGGGGTGGCGCCGCCCGCCCGCCGATCCCGGGCCTCGCAGACCCGCGCGTACATGTGCTGCGCACGGCGGACGACGCGGACCGGCTGCGGCTGTCCTTGACACCTGGCGCCCGCGTGCTGGTCGTTGGCGCCGGTCTCATCGGGGCCGAGGTCGCCTCGACCGCCGTACGCCTGGGCTGCGAGGTCGTTCTCGTCGACCCGGTCGGCGTGCCGCTGGCCGCCGCGCTCGGCCTCGAACTGGCCGCCTGGCTCCACGCGTTGCACGACCGGCACCGGGTCACCACCGTGCGGGCCACCGTGGAGTCCTTCACCAACCGGCCCGAGGGCATCGAGGCCGTCGTCGACGGCGTCGCGGGGGTCCACGACGCGGTGGTGCTCGGCGTCGGCATGGTGCCCTCCACCGAACTGGCCGAGGCCGCAGGCCTCGAGGTGGACCGCGGGATCCTCGTCGACGAACGGCAGGTCACCTCGAACCCGGCCGTGCTCGCCGTCGGCGACCCCGCCCGTCTGCGCGGAGTGCCGCGCACCGAGCACTGGGAGGCGGCCCAGCAGGACGGCGCGAGAGCGGCGGCCACCATCCTCGGCACCCCGGCACCGGTTCCCACCGCGCCCTGGTTCTGGACCGACCGACATGGTCGCCACATCGAGGCCGTCGGGCACATGGAAGCGGCCGCGCACACCGTCATCAGGGGCTCCTTCGACGACCCGACGTTCTCCGTCTTCGGTCTGCAGGACGGCCTGGTCGTCGCGGCCGCCTCGGTCGACGACCCGTCCGCCGTCAGGGCCGCCCGTCGGCTGATCGACCGCCGCATCCCCGTCGTGGCGGACCGCCTGGCAGACCCGGCGGTGAACCTGCGCGGCCTGCTGCGCGGCTGA
- a CDS encoding non-heme iron oxygenase ferredoxin subunit, whose product MSNGIRVAALDDIPQGEGIAVDKAVTGTADDIALLRDTDDTVYALDDTCTHETASLAEGWVEDGYVECPLHSSRFCLKSGEVQGLPATKNACPHRVEVRDGEVYLFPGESP is encoded by the coding sequence ATGAGCAACGGGATCCGTGTCGCCGCCCTGGACGACATCCCCCAGGGCGAGGGCATCGCCGTCGACAAGGCGGTCACCGGCACCGCCGACGACATCGCCCTGCTGCGCGACACCGACGACACTGTCTACGCGCTCGACGACACCTGCACCCACGAGACCGCCTCGCTGGCCGAGGGCTGGGTCGAGGACGGGTACGTCGAATGCCCGCTGCACTCCAGCAGGTTCTGCCTGAAGAGCGGCGAGGTCCAGGGCCTGCCCGCCACGAAGAACGCCTGCCCGCACCGGGTCGAGGTGCGCGACGGCGAGGTCTACCTGTTCCCCGGGGAGAGCCCGTGA
- a CDS encoding 3-carboxyethylcatechol 2,3-dioxygenase: protein MNTAAVGLSHSPLIGKNDPAPEVLAAAEEAVEGARSFVRAFDPELVVLYAPDHYNGFFYKEMPPFCLATEANAVGDFGSTAGPLSVDTDAARALARGVLDRGVDLTVSARMTVDHGFVQPLEVLFGGIDKVPVVPVFVNGVATPLGPVGRIRALGTAIGEAASALDRRVLFLGSGGLSHDPPVPVLDGAPPRVADALIEGHPPTPEQRARGEERVVQAGRDYAAGSTRMIPINPDWDNLVLDTLESGRLADVDSWSVEWMGSEGGGSAHEVRTWIAAFASLAATGPYRMTSRFYEPIPEWIAGFAVATAEQETNR from the coding sequence GTGAACACCGCCGCCGTAGGGCTGTCCCACTCGCCCTTGATCGGCAAGAACGATCCTGCGCCCGAGGTCCTCGCCGCCGCAGAGGAAGCCGTCGAGGGCGCGCGTTCCTTCGTCCGTGCCTTCGACCCGGAACTGGTCGTCCTGTACGCGCCCGACCACTACAACGGCTTCTTCTACAAGGAGATGCCGCCCTTCTGCCTGGCCACCGAGGCGAACGCCGTCGGCGATTTCGGTTCCACGGCGGGCCCGCTGTCCGTCGACACCGACGCCGCCCGCGCTCTCGCGCGCGGGGTCCTGGACCGCGGCGTGGACCTGACCGTCTCGGCCCGGATGACCGTCGACCACGGCTTCGTCCAACCGCTGGAGGTCCTCTTCGGCGGCATCGACAAGGTGCCGGTCGTGCCGGTGTTCGTGAACGGCGTGGCCACCCCACTCGGCCCGGTCGGCCGAATCCGGGCACTCGGGACCGCGATCGGCGAGGCGGCCTCCGCGCTGGACCGCCGGGTGCTTTTCCTCGGCTCCGGCGGGCTCTCCCACGACCCGCCCGTCCCGGTCCTCGACGGCGCCCCGCCCCGGGTCGCCGACGCCCTCATCGAGGGCCACCCGCCCACACCCGAACAGCGCGCCCGGGGTGAGGAGCGCGTGGTCCAGGCGGGCCGCGACTACGCCGCCGGCTCGACCCGCATGATCCCCATCAACCCCGACTGGGACAACCTCGTCCTGGACACCCTGGAGAGCGGCCGCCTCGCGGACGTCGACAGCTGGAGCGTGGAGTGGATGGGTTCCGAAGGCGGCGGCTCGGCCCACGAGGTCCGCACCTGGATCGCGGCCTTCGCATCCCTCGCGGCCACCGGCCCGTACCGCATGACCTCCCGCTTCTACGAGCCGATCCCCGAATGGATCGCCGGCTTCGCCGTGGCGACCGCGGAACAGGAGACGAACCGATGA